The following are encoded in a window of Rissa tridactyla isolate bRisTri1 chromosome 3, bRisTri1.patW.cur.20221130, whole genome shotgun sequence genomic DNA:
- the YPEL5 gene encoding protein yippee-like 5: MGRIFLDHIGGTRLFSCANCDTILTNRSELISTRFTGATGRAFLFNKVVNLQYSEVQDRVMLTGRHMVRDVSCKNCNSKLGWIYEFATEDSQRYKEGRVILERALVRESEGFEEHVPSDNS, translated from the exons ATGGGAAGAATTTTTCTGGATCATATTGGTGGCACTCGCCTGTTCTCCTGTGCAAACTGCGACACGATTCTGACCAATCGTTCTGAACTCATCTCCACTCGTTTTACAGGGGCCACGGGAAGAGCCTTTCTTTTTAACAAG GTGGTAAATCTGCAATACAGTGAAGTTCAGGATCGGGTCATGCTCACTGGCCGCCACATGGTTCGAGACGTGAGCTGCAAGAACTGCAACAGCAAACTGGGTTGGATCTATGAATTTGCCACTGAAGACAGCCAGCGCTACAAGGAAGGCCGTGTTATCCTGGAAAGAGCATTGGTCCGAGAGAGTGAAGGATTTGAGGAGCATGTTCCATCCGACAATTCCTGA